A region of Moorena producens PAL-8-15-08-1 DNA encodes the following proteins:
- a CDS encoding pentapeptide repeat-containing protein, whose translation MTLLTTNQVISQLKQGLSLQKAELSHIDLQGLNLDQAQFAHAYLRNANLSGASCQETDFTQANLSWANLSGATLVYARLSGAQLNCADLEGANLRGAWATKAKLCGARLDGVEASLAQLQKADLREATGKGITFTGANLKMANLGAVNFPEANFSGASLDLASLEAAKLIDTKWLAADLERANLSRASLLRADLTSANLIVANLRAADLTEVILRGAQLLESSLENALLNDVDLTEASLFSANLEGARLSSINLTNADLQYANLENTIWNGVDFDQCEVAGAVFTDAKGLSAQQCQWLKENGALNVPIR comes from the coding sequence ATGACATTATTAACTACTAATCAAGTTATTAGCCAACTTAAGCAAGGACTGTCGTTACAGAAAGCCGAGCTGAGTCATATTGATTTACAGGGGTTGAATCTGGATCAGGCTCAGTTTGCCCACGCTTACCTACGTAATGCCAATCTCTCGGGAGCATCTTGTCAAGAGACAGACTTTACTCAAGCCAATCTCAGCTGGGCCAACCTATCGGGGGCAACTCTGGTTTATGCCCGACTCTCAGGAGCTCAACTGAATTGTGCTGATTTGGAGGGGGCGAATCTCCGAGGGGCTTGGGCAACAAAGGCTAAGCTCTGTGGAGCAAGACTAGATGGGGTTGAGGCGTCCTTAGCCCAGCTGCAAAAGGCGGATTTGAGAGAAGCAACTGGAAAAGGGATAACCTTTACAGGTGCCAATCTCAAGATGGCCAATTTAGGAGCTGTGAATTTCCCTGAGGCTAATTTCAGTGGAGCAAGCCTTGATCTAGCTAGCTTAGAGGCAGCTAAGTTAATCGATACTAAGTGGCTTGCTGCTGATTTGGAACGGGCAAATTTAAGCCGTGCTAGTTTACTCAGAGCAGATTTAACCTCTGCTAATCTGATTGTTGCTAATCTCAGAGCTGCTGATTTGACCGAGGTAATTTTGCGTGGTGCTCAGTTGCTGGAGTCAAGTTTAGAAAATGCGCTATTAAACGATGTTGATTTAACTGAAGCGTCTTTATTTTCTGCCAATTTAGAAGGGGCTCGCTTATCTAGTATTAATCTTACAAATGCTGATTTACAGTACGCTAATTTAGAGAATACTATTTGGAATGGTGTTGATTTCGACCAATGCGAGGTGGCCGGTGCGGTGTTTACCGATGCTAAAGGATTAAGTGCTCAACAGTGCCAATGGCTTAAGGAAAATGGCGCGTTGAATGTTCCAATTCGGTAA
- a CDS encoding metallophosphoesterase family protein — translation MAAIVIGVIVLVPTIKQITQQRAMTSAYELLTDPFLQFPTKDSVRVVWFTEFPGSRHTVTYGTSSYRKATATTTKLSRTREDQKSRVGNQTEDGQVYQKPIMRDIWRHEAIVTGLTPGLPVPYQVTSVKENGQVVRSKLFSVSALPNPETPQKILLTSDHQLMPMTAANLQKVIDTVGQIDGVFYVGDLVNIPDRASEWFDDNRGGAFFPCLQGRANYQLEKNGVKTTYHGGEIIQNAPIFPVVGNHEVMGRFSMEKDLNSQFNDPFPRAAAQAIYQQKAEQLNPDNDPNYYQAWLKNNTYNTDTYNEIFSLPNGKPYYAVTFGDIRLVVLYITNIWRTPSLSPNAKGRYQEREQDLDNPIAWGYGQHIFEPVSKGSPQYQWLQAELNSTEFQQAKYKIVMLHHPPHSLGDNIVPAYTDPVQIIERDRAGKVTAVRYEYPKDKDYIIRDVVPLLEAAGVQLVYYGHSHLWNRFVDGNGIHFLESSNVGNSYGAYVGEKKRPVPTGYNENYSATGDANGLEPVMPTIAPLLGENNQPLPYIASNDLTVFSIFDTGTGIVTSYRFDTRSPNSEVIKFDQFMLKPRD, via the coding sequence ATGGCAGCTATAGTTATCGGTGTAATTGTTCTTGTCCCAACTATCAAGCAAATTACCCAGCAGCGAGCCATGACATCCGCTTACGAATTACTGACTGACCCATTCTTGCAATTTCCTACAAAAGATTCCGTGCGGGTGGTTTGGTTTACCGAATTTCCTGGCTCCCGCCACACTGTTACCTACGGCACGAGCTCTTATCGTAAGGCCACTGCTACTACTACTAAACTCAGCCGCACTCGGGAAGACCAAAAATCCCGAGTAGGCAACCAGACCGAAGACGGCCAAGTCTACCAGAAGCCCATCATGCGGGATATTTGGCGTCATGAAGCCATCGTAACTGGACTGACTCCTGGTCTTCCTGTTCCCTATCAAGTCACCAGTGTCAAGGAGAATGGGCAAGTTGTCAGGAGCAAACTCTTTAGCGTCAGTGCTCTCCCAAACCCTGAGACACCCCAGAAAATTCTTCTGACTTCTGACCATCAACTAATGCCCATGACCGCAGCTAATCTCCAGAAGGTGATAGACACTGTAGGCCAAATTGATGGAGTGTTTTATGTTGGTGATTTAGTTAATATTCCTGACCGGGCTTCGGAATGGTTTGATGATAACCGGGGTGGTGCGTTTTTCCCTTGTCTTCAGGGTCGAGCTAATTACCAATTGGAGAAGAATGGGGTTAAAACTACCTACCATGGCGGTGAAATTATTCAAAATGCCCCGATCTTTCCTGTAGTTGGCAATCATGAAGTGATGGGTCGTTTTTCTATGGAAAAGGATTTGAATAGCCAATTCAATGACCCTTTTCCTCGGGCTGCAGCACAAGCCATCTATCAGCAAAAAGCTGAACAGTTAAATCCAGATAATGACCCTAATTATTACCAAGCTTGGCTAAAAAATAATACCTATAATACTGACACCTATAACGAGATTTTTTCCCTACCTAATGGCAAACCTTATTATGCCGTAACCTTTGGTGATATTCGCTTAGTGGTGTTGTACATTACTAATATTTGGCGCACACCTAGCTTAAGCCCTAATGCCAAAGGTAGGTATCAAGAACGGGAACAAGATTTAGACAATCCCATCGCTTGGGGATACGGACAACATATCTTTGAACCGGTTAGTAAAGGGAGTCCCCAGTACCAATGGCTCCAGGCAGAACTCAATAGCACTGAGTTTCAACAAGCTAAGTATAAAATTGTGATGCTTCACCATCCTCCCCATAGCCTAGGGGACAATATTGTCCCAGCTTATACTGACCCAGTGCAGATCATTGAGCGGGATCGGGCGGGTAAGGTGACAGCAGTACGTTATGAGTACCCCAAAGACAAGGATTACATCATTCGGGATGTGGTGCCATTGTTAGAAGCTGCTGGTGTGCAGTTGGTGTATTATGGCCATTCCCATCTATGGAATCGCTTTGTTGATGGTAATGGCATCCATTTTTTAGAATCCTCCAATGTGGGGAATAGTTATGGCGCTTATGTTGGTGAGAAGAAGCGCCCAGTACCAACTGGGTATAACGAAAACTATTCCGCTACTGGAGACGCCAATGGATTAGAGCCCGTTATGCCAACAATCGCGCCATTGTTAGGAGAGAATAACCAGCCCTTGCCTTATATCGCTAGTAATGACCTCACTGTATTTAGTATCTTCGATACTGGCACCGGTATAGTAACTAGCTATCGCTTTGATACGCGATCGCCTAATTCAGAGGTGATTAAATTCGATCAGTTTATGTTAAAGCCAAGGGATTAG